The segment ACGAGCCAAATGAAAGTTTTGCAAAGGTAACGTGGACGACCAGCCATAGGCTATCAAACGTCGGCGGGAAGTAGCCCCTCGAATCCGGAAACGTGACTGCCGCGCCCATTACCAGGAGAGCTACCGGCGCAACAATGAGGCCAGCTGCTCGGATTCTTGGGTAGACCAGCTGGGATATCAAAAAAAAGGCGACGATTATCCAGGCGTCAGATACCCAGACCTCATATTTGAGTAGGTATGGCCCATGGCCAAGCCTTATCCAGCGAAGGATAAGCGATGCAGAATGGGGGATAAGCCCTAATGCGGTTATAAGCGTTGCCGGGAGCACAAGTCTTCCGCGCTTAAAAGCGATGGCGATGCCGTATAGCGAGGTGGCGCAGACATATGCAGCCACTGCGAACCAGAATAGAATTGCTTCTGCGTTTATCACTCTTTAACGACCCCTAATGCCGATTTTAGGTCAGCAGCAAAAGACACAAGCTCTTCCCTAAAACTGGCCTTGTACTTGTTGGAATTGCCGGCAACATGTATCGTTGGTTTATCACCAGTCTGTATGATAATTGAGATTCTTTTCTCGTTCAAGAGAGATAGTAACCCCAGAGAGATAAGGCCGAGCCAGAAACCGGCAAAGATGATTGGCCGGCCTTTATCTATCACGATGTTATAGCTTGACCAGTATTTAGCATCCTCGAATGTTAGTCGGTACCCTTCAAATTCGGCGGTTTGTCCAAGTAAGAGCCGGCCATGGTAGAGGGTTCTTTTGTCTTTGAGGATTTTAAGGTCGAGCGCCGGGTTTCTTATCTTCCAAGCAGCCCCGCTGCCTTCTTTTCTCCAGGCAGGGTTAGGCAGGAGTCTGCCTTCAAATGAAACCCCAGCGTCCGAAATATCGTGCTTTGCAACAAGCGGTTTTCCGATCTCTTTAGGTTTATCAAAAAGGAAAAATGATGAAGAAATTGGTTCACCTTTGGTATTCGATAATGAAAGGAGAGCGGATATGCCGTTTATCTGCCCTTGGTATATTAATACACCTTGATAGGAACCCGGTTTGCTAACCCATATGTCGGTGTCAGTTCTCTCCCAGCCGTTGCTGAAAGCAATGGTGCTGTAGAAGTTTTTTGGCTCACCGGTTGATAGGTATACCGGTGTAAACCTGACAAGTTTGATTTCAAAACTCCGGTGTGCATTATTAAAAAGAGGCCCCTTCTCAAATATTTTGATATAGTTTGCACTGTCCTCAATTGCTATCTGGCTTTCGGTAAGCTCAAGAATGCCTGAGAAGCGGGTCAAACCGGTTATTGCGCCGCCAAGGAATATCAGGATCAGGGCAAAATGGAAAAGCGGACTAAACCACTCGGCAAAGCGGCCCCGAATTGCAATAAGAGCTGTGCCGGCAGTTGACTCTAACCGTTTTACTCTAAAAAGACGCTTCTTAAGAAGTGCGGTGATTTTATCTTCTGCAGCCTGTGGCTCTGCGTCAATTAGGTCG is part of the Bacillota bacterium genome and harbors:
- the ccsA gene encoding cytochrome c biogenesis protein CcsA, giving the protein MINAEAILFWFAVAAYVCATSLYGIAIAFKRGRLVLPATLITALGLIPHSASLILRWIRLGHGPYLLKYEVWVSDAWIIVAFFLISQLVYPRIRAAGLIVAPVALLVMGAAVTFPDSRGYFPPTFDSLWLVVHVTFAKLSFGSFIIASALAAFYLVKRRLEAAGSAAGFFDRLPPLGVMDDLIYRFTIFGFFMLAVMIIAGSFWANKSWGRYWGWDPVETWSLFTWIVYGVYLHLRRTLGWHGQRAAMFSLAAIIFVAVAYFGIPYLPGTIHTEFGR
- a CDS encoding cytochrome c biogenesis protein ResB — protein: MAQFLNSTWRLTLSRKLAVWLLGFLGVLVIISRFIPQHYGGNLSVYLSWKASHPFWALLFEKIGLTNIYTSWLFIFLCSALFINTTACTLQRTYNLLSARKKECSIGLDSLKASKTYFKIDLIDAEPQAAEDKITALLKKRLFRVKRLESTAGTALIAIRGRFAEWFSPLFHFALILIFLGGAITGLTRFSGILELTESQIAIEDSANYIKIFEKGPLFNNAHRSFEIKLVRFTPVYLSTGEPKNFYSTIAFSNGWERTDTDIWVSKPGSYQGVLIYQGQINGISALLSLSNTKGEPISSSFFLFDKPKEIGKPLVAKHDISDAGVSFEGRLLPNPAWRKEGSGAAWKIRNPALDLKILKDKRTLYHGRLLLGQTAEFEGYRLTFEDAKYWSSYNIVIDKGRPIIFAGFWLGLISLGLLSLLNEKRISIIIQTGDKPTIHVAGNSNKYKASFREELVSFAADLKSALGVVKE